From Micromonospora echinaurantiaca:
CTGCTCTTCGCGGTCCGCGGGGCCGGCGCGCTGGTCGGGCCGATCCTGATGCGCCGGGTGCTGACCAACCGGTCCTGGCTGCTGCCGGGCCTGGCCCTGTCGATGTCGCTGTACGGGCTCTCCTACCTCGGCATCTCGCTGGTCGACTGGTTCCCGCTGGTGCTGGCCCTGGTCTTCGTCGCCCACTTCGCCGGCGGCAGCAACTGGGTGATGTCGAACTTCGCCCTCCAGGGCGAGGTGCCGGACCGGTTGCGGGGGCGGGTCTTCGCCACCGACATGATGCTGGCGACGCTGGCCATCTCGGTCAGCCAGCTGGTGGTGGCCGCCGTGGTGGACACCGTGGACGAGCGGGTGGTGCTGGCCGGCTGCGGCCTGGTCACGCTGGTCTACGCGGTGGGCTGGCGGATCGCCACCCGGCGGCTCTCGCTCTCCGACCCGGTCACCGAGCCGGACCCGACCGCCGTCCGGTGACCGCCGGCCGCAGGCCCGCCGGTGAGCCGTCGCGGGTCCCAGGGTGCGGACGGCGATCCGTGGTGTCGGTACCGGGCCATAGCATGAGCGCGTGCCGACGACTTTCGCGCCCGGGCCGGTCCGGGTCCGGGTTCCCGCCACCAGCGCCAACCTGGGGCCGGGCTTCGACGCGCTCGGGCTGGCCCTGACGCTTTACGACGACGTGGCGGCCGAGGTCACCTCGGGCGGCGTGGTGGTGACCGTGACCGGGCAGGGCGCTGGTGAGCTGCCGGCCGACGACCGGCACCTGGTGGTGCGGGCCATGCGGGTGGCCTTCGACGCCCTCGGCGCGCAGCCGCCCGGGCTGGCGGTCGAGTGCGTCAACCGCATCCCGCAGGCCCGCGGGCTCGGGTCCTCCTCGGCGGCGATCGTGGCCGGGGTGCTGCTGGCCCGGGCCCTGGTGGCCGACGGCGAGAAGCGGCTCGACGACGCCGGCGCGCTGCGGCTGGCGGCCGAGATCGAGGGCCACCCCGACAACGTCGCCCCCTGCCTGCTCGGCGGGTTCACCCTGGCCTGGACGGAGCCGTTCGGCGCCCGGGCGGTGTCGCTGCCGGTCGCCGAGGGCGTCCGCCCCACCGTGTTCGTACCCGAGGAGCGGGGCCTGACCGCCACCGCGCGGGCGACGCTGCCGGCGACCGTGCCGCACGGCGACGCGTCGTTCAACGCCGGCCGGGCGGCCCTGCTGGTGCACGCGCTGACCACGGATCCCGCGCTGCTGCTGCCGGCCACCGCCGACCGCCTGCACCAGGAATACCGCGCGCCCGCCATGCCCGGCACCGCCGCCCTGGTCGATGCGCTGCGTGCGGCCGGTGTGGCGGCTGTGGTCAGTGGGGCCGGGCCGACGGTGCTGGCGCTGGCCGAGCCGCCGGAGAGTTTCCAGGCGGGAACAGGTTGGCAGGTTCTGCGGTTGCAGTCAGACGTAGGCGGCGCACAGGTCGCTCGGGGTAGACTTGGACACGCGGAGCGGGACCCTGTTGCCGCAGGTCGGAAGAGTTGATTACGCTCTAGACCTAGCACAGCCGCGAAGCATGCGATCTCCTGCGGGTCGGCGCACCCCCGAAGCTTTCGGCGGTAAGCCCGTCACCCCTGCCTAGGCCCACGCCGCACCGCAGTTTCCACAGGTCGCCGCAGACGGCGAGACCTGCTCACCGACGCTGGTGAGTCGGGAGACCGACCGGCTGCTGTGTCACAGACTCCCGCGACGCGTCCATGCGAGGCGGGTGCACCGAGGCCGCCCGGCCACCTGCTGTTCGACTCCGGGCAGTCCCGGCCTATCGAGGGAAGGAATCCATTGAGCGACACCACCGACGTGACGTCGGATGTTTCCAACGTCGCTGGCGATGCCACCACCGCCGCTCCCGCCCGTCGTCGGCGTAGCGGCACCGGTCTGTCGGCGATGCTGCTGCCAGAGCTGCAGAGCCTGGCCGCGTCGCTCGGCATCTCCGGTACGGCTCGCATGCGCAAGGGCGAGCTGATCAGCGCGATCTCCGAGCGGCAGGGCGGCGGCGCCGCCGCCGGGACCCCTCGACCGCGGGCCGAGGTCGCGGCCGCGGCCGCTCCCGCCCGTGACGAGGTCCACGCCGAGGTACGGGAGACCGGCGAGCGGCCGGAGGCCGAGCGGCGTACCGCGGAGACCTCCGCGGCGCCGGCGGCCGCCGAGCCCGAGGGCCGGGGCCGGTCCCGGCGCAGCCGGGCCGCCGCCGCCGAGGCGCGGGCCGAGGAGGCCACCGCCGAGACCGGCGAGCGGGCCGAGCGCGGCGAGGGCCGCGGCGGTCGCGACCGTGCCGAGCGCGGCGAGCGGACCGCCGAGCGCGGCGAGCGTGCCGAGCGGGCTGAGCGCGGCGAGCGGGCTGAGCGCGGTGAGCGTGCCGAGCGCGGCGAGCGGGCCGAGCGTGGTGAGCGCGCGGAGCGCAACGAGCGTGGCGACCGTGGCGACCGTGGCGACCGCAACGAGCGGGGCGAGCGTGCCGATCGGGGCGAGCGCAACGAGCGGGGCGACCGCGGGCAGCGCGCCGAGCGTGACAACGACTCCGACGACGACGGCGAGGGCGGCGGCCGGCGTGGCCGGCGCAGCCGGTTCCGCGACCGTCGGCGGGGCCGGGGCGAGCGCGCCGAGGGCGGCGACGGCGGGCGCGAGCCGCAGGTCAGCGAGGACGACGTGCTCGTCCCGGTGGCCGGCATCATCGACGTGCTCGACAACTACGCCTTCGTGCGGACCACCGGCTACCTGGCCGGCCCGAACGACGTCTACGTCTCGATGTCGCAGATCAAGAAGTACGGCCTGCGGCGCGGTGACGCGATCACCGGCGCGGTGCGTGCCTCGCGCGACGGCGAGCAGCGGCGGGACAAGTACAACCCGCTGGTGCGGCTGGACACCATCAACGGGATGGAGCCCGACGAGGCGAAGCGCCGGCCGGAGTTCTACAAGCTGACCCCGCTGTACCCGCAGGAGCGGCTGCGGCTGGAGACCGAGCCGCACATCCTCACCACCCGGGTGATCGACCTGGTCATGCCGCTCGGCAAGGGCCAGCGGGCGCTGATCGTGTCGCCGCCGAAGGCGGGCAAGACGATGGTGCTGCAGGCCATCGCGAACGCGATCACGCACAACAACCCGGAGTGCCACCTGATGGTGGTGCTGGTCGACGAGCGCCCCGAAGAGGTCACCGACATGCAGCGGTCGGTGAAGGGTGAGGTCATCGCGGCGACGTTCGACCGTCCGCCGCAGGACCACACCACGGTGGCGGAGCTGGCGATCGAGCGGGCGAAGCGCCTGGTCGAGCTGGGCCACGACGTGGTCGTGCTGCTCGACTCGGTGACCCGGCTCGGTCGGTCGTACAACCTGGCGGCGCCGGCCAGCGGCCGGATCATGTCGGGTGGTATCGACTCCACCGCGCTCTACCCGCCGAAGCGCTTCCTCGGCGCGGCCCGCAACATCGAGAACGGCGGCTCGCTGACCATCCTCGCCACCGCGCTGGTGGAGACCGGGTCCATGGCGGACACGGTCATCTTCGAGGAGTTCAAGGGCACCGGTAACGCGGAGCTGAAGCTGGACCGGAAGATCGCCGACAAGCGGACCTTCCCGGCCATCGACATCCACCCGTCCGGCACCCGCAAGGAGGAGATCCTGCTCGCGCCGGAGGAGCTGGCCATCGTCCACAAGCTCCGCAAGGTCCTGCACTCGCTGGACTCGCAGGCGGCCCTGGACCTGCTGCTCGACAAGCTCAAGCAGACCCGGACCAACATCGAGTTCCTGATGCAGATCGCCAAGTCGACGCCGGGGGAGTGACCCTCCCGGTTGACTGAGAAGGGGCACGGCCGTCCGGCCGTGCCCCTTCGTCGTGCGTCGGCGACGTCAGCCGAGCCGGTCGGTGGTGGTGCCGGCGGTGGCGGTGCGGATGCGAAGTTTTCCTTCGCTTCAAGCGGTAGGTATTGAAACTTCTATTCACAGTCGGGTTGACTGTCGTCCATGCGTACCCGCAGACGATCCGCCCGGCTCGCCGGTGTCCTGCTGATGACGCCGTTGCTCACCCTGGCCGGCCCCGTGCCGGCGACCGCCGGGGCACCGGCCCCCGACCGCTTCGCCACCGCCGCCGAGGACGCGCCGCGCGCCTCCTCCCATCCCACGGACTCCGTGACGCTGGCCGGCGACCCGGCCGCGAGCACGGCGACCGCCGGGGCGCCGACCGGCGTGGAGCCGGCCGGCGGCCTGGAGACCACGAAGACCACCCGTCCGGTCGCCCCCGGCCTGGAGCTCACCTCGTTCGACCGGTACGACGCGGACGGCTGGCTGCGCGCCGACGCGCTCACCGCCGACCTGACCGGCGGCGTCACCGTCGACTACGTCAACTCCGGCGTGGTGAGCCGCGCCGAGCCGCTCCGCGGGGCGGTGGACGCCGCCCGCGCCGTCGCCGCGGTCAACGGGGACTTCTTCGACATCAACAACTCCGGCGCCGCCCAGGGCGTCGGCATCCAGAGCGGCAAGCTGGTGCAGTCCGCGGTCAGCGGGCACCGCAACGCCGTCGCGATCACCACCGAGGGCCTCGGCCGGGTGATCGAGGTGAACTTCGACGGCACCGCGACGCTGCCCACCGGGCCGGTGTCGCTGACCCAGTTCAACAACATGGTCCAGACCAACGGCATCGGCGTGTTCACCGCGCTCTGGGGTTCGTACACCCGGGAGCGGACGGTCGCCGGGGCCAGCCGGGTCACCGAGGTCGTGGTGGTGGACGGCCGGGTGGCGAGTGTGGGCACGACGGCCGGCAGCGGGCCGATCCCGGCCGGCACCACCGTGCTGCTCGGCCGCGAGGCCGGCGCCGACGCGCTCGCCGGGCTGCGCCCCGGCGACCCGGTGGACGTCGCCTACCAGCCCAAGCCGGCCGACGGCGGCACCCTGCACGCGGCGGTCGGCGGCGGCAACGTGCTGGTCCGCGACGGCGTGGTGCAGAGCATCGCCGACGCGTCGCTGGCGCCGCGGACCGCTGTCGGGTTCTCCGCCGACGGCCGCCGCATGATCATGCTCACCGTGGACGGCCGGCAGGTCGACAGCCGCGGCGTCACGCAGACCGAGATGGGCCGGATGATGGCCGAACTCGGCGCGCACCACGCGCTGAACCTGGACGGCGGCGGCTCCTCGACGCTGCTCGCCCGGGAACCCGGCGCGGCCGCCGTGCAGGTCGAGAACAGCCCGTCGGACGGCACCGAACGCGCCGTGCCCAACGGTCTCGCGCTCTACGCGCCGAAGGGCAGCGGCCGGCTCACCGGCTACTGGCTGGAGACCGCCAGCGACCCGACCACCGCGCCGGGCGTCTCCCCGGTGCGCGGCGGCCGCCCCGATCGGGTCTTCCCGGGCCTCACCCGGCGGCTCACCGCCGCCGGCCACGACGAGACGTACGGCCCGGCGGCCGGCGCGCCGCGGTGGCGGGCCAACCCGGCGGTGCACGGCGTGGTCGACCACGAGGGCCGCTTCCGGGCCGGGCTGCCCGGCCGCACCACGGTCACCGCCTGGCGCGACGGAGCCCGGGGGACCCTCGACCTGACCGTGCTCGGGCCGCTGGCCCGGATCGACTCCACAGTGGATCGCGTCGGGCTGACCGCCGCCGGCGGCACCGCGCTGTTCGGCGTGGTCGGCTACGACGCCGAGGGCAACACCGCCCCGATCGAGCCCGCCGACCTGCGGCTCGACTACGACCGGGAGTTGCTGACCATCACCCCGACCGCGGACGGCAACCTCTCCGTGACCGCCCGGCGGGACACCGGTTCCGCCCTGGTCACCGTCCACGTCGGCCGGAGCAGCACGGTCGTGCCGGTCACCGTCGGGCTCACCGACGTGCCGGTGGCCACCTTCGACGACGCGGCGTCCTGGCGGTTCAGCCAGGCCCGGGCCAGCGGCGCGGTCGCCCCGGCGCCCGGCCACAGCGGCACCGGCCTGCGGATGACGTACGACTTCAGCCAGTCCACCGGCACCCGCGCCGCGTACGCGGACCCGCCGGCCTGGATCCCGGTCGCCGGCCAGCCGCAGGCGTTCGGCATGTGGATCCACGGCAACGGCACCGGCGAGTGGCCCAGCCTGCACCTGCACGACGCGCAGGACACCCAGCACGTGCTGCGCGGCCCCTACATCACCTGGACCGGCTGGCGGTACGTCGAGTTCACCGTCCCGGCCGGGGTGCAGTACCCCGTGCGGATCCGCCGGTTCTACGTCGCGGAGACCAACGCCGCCGCCCAGTACAAGAGTGAGGTGATCATCGACGACCTGGTGGCCCGGGTGCCGCCGACGGTCGACGTGCCGGCCGAGGCGCCGCGTACCGACCGGGTGGTGCTGCGCGACGGCAGCGTCGACGGCGCGCCGTGGCGGTTCGCGGTGCTGTCCGACGCGCAGTTCGTCGCCGCCGACCCGGACAGCGACCTGGTCGCCCAGGCCCGCCGTACGCTGCGCGAGGTCAAGGCGGCCCGGCCGGACTTTTTGGTGATCAACGGTGACTTCGTGGACACCGCGTACCCGGCGGACTTCGCGCTGGCGAAGCGGGTGCTGGACGAGGAGCTCGGCGGAGAACTGCCGTACTACTACGTGCCGGGCAACCACGAGATCATGGGCGCCCCGATCAGCAACTTCCGGGCCGTCTTCGGCGACACCGAGCGGGTCTTCGACCACAAGGGCACCCGGTTCGTCACGCTGAACTCGTCCACCGGTTCGCTCCGCGGCGGTGGCTTCGACCAGGTCCGGATGCTGCGCGAGGCGCTGGACTCCGCGGCCGGCGACCCGGCCGTCGGCTCGGTGGTCGTGCTGCACCACCACCCGCCGCGCGACCCGAGCCCGGCCAAGGCCAGCCAGCTCGGCGACCGGAAGGAGGCGGCGCTGCTGGAGCAGTGGCTGGCCGACTTCCAGCACCGCACCGGCAAGGGGGCGCTCTTCGTCGGCGGGCACGTCGGCACCTTCCACGCCGACCGGGTCGACGGGGTGCCGTACGTGATCAACGGCAACTCGGGCAAGAACCCGTCCACCCCAGCGGACCAGGGCGGCTTCACCGGCTGGACGGAGTTCGGGGTGGACCCGGTGAGCCCGGCCGAGGCCGACCGGGCCCGCCGCGACCCGCTCGCCGAGGGGCCGCGCTGGGTGAGCGCCGAGACGCACGCGCACGTCGACCAGCTCGCGCTGGCGGCGCCGGGGAGCGTCGCGGTCGGCGCATCGGCGACCGTCACCGCCACGGTCGCCCAGCCGGGCGGGCGTACGGTGCCGGTGGCCGCCCCGGTGAGCGCGGACTGGTCCGCCTCGCCGAACCTGCACATCGGCTCGGCCGCCGGGCTGCGGCCATGGCACGTGGCCCGCTTCGACCCGGCCACCGGGCGGCTCACCGCGCTGCGCCCGGGCGCCCAGGTCACCCTCGCCGTCGAGGTCAACGGCGCACGGGCCCAGGCGAGCATCGCCCTGACCGCGGCGACGGCGGCGGAGGCGCCCGCCGCCTGACCGCGCGCCGGTGGGCTCCCCGCGGACCGCGGGGAGCCCACCGGGGGTCAGAAGTCGCCCTCGGCCACCTGGAAGACGGTCAGGCCGAGGTCGCGCCACATCCGCACCACCTGCTGGCGGTCGTCGAAGACGCCCACCACCCGGTACCGGTCCCGGACCTCGCGCTCGTAGATCTCCCGCTTGACGATCGAGTCCTTGCGCGAGTCGCCGATCGCCCGCAGGTGCAGGGCCAGGTACGGCACCCGCACGTGCCGGGCCAGCCACGCCTCGGTGTCGGCCCGGGCCGAGGCGTCCCGGCCGGAGCAGAAGACCACCCCGTGGCCGGCGGCGTGCATCGCCCGCACCGCCGCGATCACCGCCGGGTTCGGCGCGTCCTCGCCGACCCGGGTCATGTCGTACGGGCTGCGCGAGACGTTCAGCGCCACCGTGCCGTCGATGTCGACCAGCACGATCTCGGGCGGCTCGGCGGACGGGGGGTGCACCCGGGCGGGGCGGCCGGTCCGCGCCTGCGGCACCGGCAGCGGCAGGGTGCGCCCCTCCAGGTACCGCTCGTGCAGCCGGCGGATCGCCGCCTCGCCGACCCGGTCGGCCTCCGGCCGCTCGGCGTCGCGGCGCAGGCACTCGGCCAGCGGCACGTCGGTGAAGTCGTGCACCTCGAACTCGGCGCCGTACCGGGCGGCCAGGTCGGCCCAGTCCCGCAGCGTCCGGGAGCGCAGGTTGGTGTCGTCGACGCAGACGTCCGCCCCGGCCCGCAGCAGCGTCTCCACCTGGGCCCGCTGCACCAGCGTCACCTGCCACTCCGCCCGCTGGGTGAAGAGCCGCTCGCCGTGCAGCATCCGGCGCAGGTCGTCCCGGTTGACCCGGACCACCCCGGGTTGCAGGGTGCGGGCGAAGGTGGTCTTGCCCGAGGCGGGCAGTCCCCGGGTCGCGATCAGGCGGGCCATCACTCACTCCGGTTGGCTCGGACGGACGGGCCGGAAGCGCTCGCCGGCCGGGACCTCGGCCGACGGGATCCGCGGGCCGGCGTACCCCGGACGGGGCACGGCCGCGCCGGCGGTCCCCGGGGTGAATGCCCCGCCAGGCGGCGGGAATGCGACGGGGCGGGCCGGTGTTGTCGATGCCGGACCCGCTGTGCGGCCCGGTTTCCGGGCCGGCGTACGCCCATGGCACACTGGTCAATCGGCCACCGGTTCCGGTTCACGCCCGAGTCCGTCGCGCGTAGCGGCGGGTGGCGACGGCGACCCGGCGACCACCGACGAGAGGACCGAGGCGACATGAAGCCCAACATCCACCCGGAGTACGTGACCACCGAGGTCACCTGCTCCTGCGGCAACACCTTCACGACCCGCAGCACCGCCAAGGGCGGCTCGATCCACGTCGAGACCTGCAGCGCCTGCCACCCGTTCTACACCGGCAAGCAGCGCGTGCTCGACACCGCCGGTCGGGTCGCGAAGTTCCAGCAGAAGTACGCCAAGGTTCAGGCCAAGAAGGGCAAGTAACTTCTCGTTCGGCGCCCGCGTCCGGTTTCCTGCCGGACGCGGGCGCCGTCCGTATGTCTCCCGGTCCGTCGCGTCGAAGGAGCAACCCCAGCATGAGCAGTGAGCGCCTGGCCGCCCTCCTCGACGAGTACGCCGAGCTGGAGAAGCGGCTGGCCGATCCGGCCATCCACGCCGACCAGGGCACCGCCCGGCGGGTCGGCCGGCGCTACGCCGAGCTGGTGCCGCTGCACAAGGCCGCCGGCGAACTGGAGCAGGCCCGGGCCGACCTGGCCGCCGCCCGCGAACTGGCCGCCGAGGATCCCGCCTTCGCGGCCGAGGCCGAGGCCATCGCGGCGTCCCTGCCGGCGCTCGAGGAGCGCCTGGCCGAGCTGCTGATCCCGCGCGACCCGCACGACGCCAAGGACGTGATCGTCGAGATCAAGGCCGGCGAGGGTGGCGAGGAGTCCGCGCTCTTCGCCGCCGACCTGCTGCGGATGTACACCCGGTACGCCGAGCGGCGCGGCTGGCTCACCGAGGTGATCGACGCCCAGGACTCCGACCTCGGCGGGGTGAAGGACGTCTCGCTGGCGATCAAGACCAAGGGCGTGCCCGAGGGGGGCAACGGCGTCTGGTCGCGGCTGAAGTGGGAGGGCGGCGTGCACCGGGTGCAGCGCGTCCCGGTCACCGAGTCGCAGGGCCGGATCCACACCAGCGCGGCCGGCGTGCTGGTGCTGCCGGAGGCGGAGGACGTCGACGTCACCATCGACCCGAACGAGCTGCGGATCGACGTGTTCCGCTCGTCCGGCCCGGGTGGGCAGTCGGTGAACACCACCGACTCGGCGGTGCGGATCACCCACCTGCCGACCGGGATCGTGGTCTCCTGTCAGAACGAGAAGTCCCAGTTGCAGAACCGCGAGCAGGCCATGCGGATCCTGCGTGCCCGGCTGCTGGCGGCGGCCCAGGAGCAGGCCGACGCGGCCGCCGCGGACGCCCGCAAGGCGCAGGTGCGCACGGTGGACCGCTCGGAGCGGATCCGCACCTACAACTTCCCGCAGAACCGGATCACCGACCACCGGATCGGCTACACCGCGTACAACCTGGACCTGGCGCTCGCCGGTGACCTGGACGGCGTGCTGGACGCCCTGACCGAGGCCGACCGGGCCGCCCGGCTGGCCGGCGACACCGAACTCGCCCGCCGCTGACCCCCGCCCCCACCCCTCCCCGCCGCCCGCCCTGGCGCCCACCCGGGCCGCACGTTCACTGAATGAGTGGCTGTTCCACGTGGAATAGCCACTCATTCAGTGAACGAGCGCCCCGTGGGCGGGTGCGGGAAGGGGCGGGGCGGGTCGGACGGGTCAGGAGGCGCGGGGGCGGGACTTGGCGCGGAGCATCTCCCGGTCGGCGATCTCGAAGGCGGTGCCCAGCGCGTCGCGCAGCCCGGTGCCCGAGCCGGAGACCTCGGCGAACCCGATGCTCACCCCGACCGGGGTGCCCGGCACCAGCGACTCCCAGTCCTCGGTACGCACGGCGGCCTCGATCCGGCGGGCCACCTCGGCGGCCTCGGTCATCCCCGCGCCGGGCAGCACCACCACGAACTCGTCGCCGCCGTAGCGGGCCACGAAGTCGCCCCGGCGCATCACCCGGTTGATCACCCCGGCCACCCGTTGCAGCACCAGGTCGCCGGAGTGGTGCCCGTGCCGGGTGTTGACCGCCTTGAAGCCGTCCAGGTCGCAGACGCCGATCACCACCTGCTCGCCGCGGGCGACCACGGCGGCGATGTAGCGCTCCAGGCGGCGCCGGTTGGGCAGCCCGGTCAGCGGGTCGGTCAGCGCCTCGCCCTCGTAGCGGGCCGCCTCGCGGCGCATCTCCTCGTGGTCGATCCGGGCGGCGATGCCGTCGATGTAGACGTCCCGCAGCCGGTCGTTGCGCTGGGCGGCGAGCCGGAACGCCAGCCGGTCGGCCCGGTGCGCCGCCGCGTGGTCGCCGGCCCGGGACAGGGCGATGCTGCGCAGCCGGGCCGGTTCGGCGGCGCCGAGCGTCTCGCTGGAGACCCGGACGGACTCCAGCCGGGTGACCGCCTCGATCGGCCGTCCCTCGGCGATGGCCAGGCACACCTGGCCGAGTTCACGCATGTCCCGGGCGCGGGCGCTGTCCCCGCCGTGGCCGAGCAGCCGGGCCGGCGCGGCGTCGGTGCCCACCTCCAGCCGGTCGCCCAGCGCCGCCTGCCGGGCGGCGGCGTAGCCGTACGCGGCGAGGCTGCTCGGGCGCAGCCGCCCGGCCCGCCCGCCGCGGATGAACCGGCCGAGATCGGCGGCGACGTCGCGGAGCACCCGCAGGCAGCCGTCGCTGTCGCCGTTGTGGTCCAGCGCCACCGCGTTGCGCAGCCGGATGCCCGGCGCGGCGAAGGTCTCCTCGGGAATGCCGGCCGTCTGCCCGAGTTGGCGGGCCCGCTCGATGGCCCCGAGGGCGTAGCCGTGGAAGCTGAGGTAGGAGTAGGCCATCGCCAGGTCGTGCCAGCCCCAGGCGGTGTCCCGGTCGGGGTCGTCCACCGCGCCCAGCGCCCGGGCGGACTTGACCAGGTGGGTGACGCAGCGGTCCAGCGCGCCCTGGTGGTGCGCGGCGAGCGCGGCCAGCGCGTTCAGGTGCCCGTGCAGGTAGGGCTCGGCGAGGTCGCGGACGGCGCCGGAGGCCTCCTCGATGGCCCGGGTGAACTCCGCGGTGCGACCGAGGTTGATCAGCGCGGAGAGCCGCTGCACCAGCGCGTCGGCCCGGGCGTACGGGTCGCTGGTGCTCCGGATCACCCGGTCGACCACGCTGTACGCCTCGGCGGACCGGCTCGCCTCCTGCAAGGCCCGGGACTGCCGCAGGGCGTCAACCTGGTCGGTGACCCGGTCGAGCCAGCCCACTCGCGACCTCCTGTCGGTGTGCGTCGGCGCGCACCCGCTCGTAATGTGAACCGCGACGCTTCATGATTATGTCGTGACCATCGTGCCGCAACACCCGTCCGAAGGGACGAACCGGGAGCGTCCGTCCGTGGCGGTGCTCCGGGCGGCGCGCGTGCTGGCCGAGGCCGGGGTCGAGGCGGCGCGGGCGGAGGCCGAGCTGCTGGCCGCGTACGTGCTGGAGGTGCCGCGCGGCCGGCTCGCCCTGGCGGACGGGTTCACCCCGGCGCAGCGCGACCGGTACGCGGCGCTGGTCGCCCGCCGGGCGGACCGGGAGCCGTTGCAGCACCTCACCGGCCGGGCCGCCTTCCGGCATCTGGAGCTGGCCGTCGGCCCGGGGGTGTTCGTGCCCCGCCCGGAGACCGAACTGCTCGCCGGCTGGGGCGTCGAGCAGGCCGCGCGGGTGGCCACCCCGCTGGTGGTGGACCTGTGCAGCGGCTCCGGCGCGATCGCCCTCGCGGTCGCCCAGGAGCTGCCGTCGGCCCGGGTGGTGGCGGTGGAGGGTTCGCCGGGGGCGCTGCCCTGGCTGCGGCGCAACGTGGCCGAGCGGGCCGCGGCGGGGGACCGGCCGATCGAGGTGGTCGCGGCCGACGTCACCACGCCGGACCTGCTGGCCGAGCTGGCCGGCCGGGTGGACGTGCTGCTCTGCAACCCGCCCTACGTGCCGGCCGAGGTGGCCGTGCCACCCGAGGTGGCCCGGCACGATCCGGCAAACGCGGTCTTCGGCGGGCCCGACGGGTTGGCGGTGATCCGCCCGGTGGTGGCCCGGGCGGCGGTGCTGCTGCGGCCTGGTGGCGCGCTCGGCGTGGAGCACGACGACAGCCACGGCCGGGTGGTGCCGGAGCTGCTCGCCGCGGACGGCCGGTACGCCGACGTGGCCGACCATCCGGACCTGGCCGGCCGGCCCCGGTTCGCCACCGCGTCCCGGCGGGCGGACGGTCAGCACCGGTTCACCGGCGCGGCGTGGCAGACTGGCTCCTCGTGATGCTCTACGACTGCCGGTCGCCCGCCGACCGGGACCGCGGCATCGCTGCGGCCATCGAGGCGGTCAAGAACGGCGAACTGGTCGTCCTGCCGACGGACACGGTCTACGGGATCGGCGCGGACGCGTTCACCCCGTACGCGGTCAAGGCGCTGCTCGACGCCAAGGGTCGGGGCCGGCAGATGCCGCCCCCGGTGCTGATCGGCTCCCGGCACACCCTCGACGGGCTGGTCTTCTCGCT
This genomic window contains:
- the prfA gene encoding peptide chain release factor 1; the protein is MSSERLAALLDEYAELEKRLADPAIHADQGTARRVGRRYAELVPLHKAAGELEQARADLAAARELAAEDPAFAAEAEAIAASLPALEERLAELLIPRDPHDAKDVIVEIKAGEGGEESALFAADLLRMYTRYAERRGWLTEVIDAQDSDLGGVKDVSLAIKTKGVPEGGNGVWSRLKWEGGVHRVQRVPVTESQGRIHTSAAGVLVLPEAEDVDVTIDPNELRIDVFRSSGPGGQSVNTTDSAVRITHLPTGIVVSCQNEKSQLQNREQAMRILRARLLAAAQEQADAAAADARKAQVRTVDRSERIRTYNFPQNRITDHRIGYTAYNLDLALAGDLDGVLDALTEADRAARLAGDTELARR
- a CDS encoding GGDEF domain-containing protein; protein product: MGWLDRVTDQVDALRQSRALQEASRSAEAYSVVDRVIRSTSDPYARADALVQRLSALINLGRTAEFTRAIEEASGAVRDLAEPYLHGHLNALAALAAHHQGALDRCVTHLVKSARALGAVDDPDRDTAWGWHDLAMAYSYLSFHGYALGAIERARQLGQTAGIPEETFAAPGIRLRNAVALDHNGDSDGCLRVLRDVAADLGRFIRGGRAGRLRPSSLAAYGYAAARQAALGDRLEVGTDAAPARLLGHGGDSARARDMRELGQVCLAIAEGRPIEAVTRLESVRVSSETLGAAEPARLRSIALSRAGDHAAAHRADRLAFRLAAQRNDRLRDVYIDGIAARIDHEEMRREAARYEGEALTDPLTGLPNRRRLERYIAAVVARGEQVVIGVCDLDGFKAVNTRHGHHSGDLVLQRVAGVINRVMRRGDFVARYGGDEFVVVLPGAGMTEAAEVARRIEAAVRTEDWESLVPGTPVGVSIGFAEVSGSGTGLRDALGTAFEIADREMLRAKSRPRAS
- the prmC gene encoding peptide chain release factor N(5)-glutamine methyltransferase; amino-acid sequence: MPQHPSEGTNRERPSVAVLRAARVLAEAGVEAARAEAELLAAYVLEVPRGRLALADGFTPAQRDRYAALVARRADREPLQHLTGRAAFRHLELAVGPGVFVPRPETELLAGWGVEQAARVATPLVVDLCSGSGAIALAVAQELPSARVVAVEGSPGALPWLRRNVAERAAAGDRPIEVVAADVTTPDLLAELAGRVDVLLCNPPYVPAEVAVPPEVARHDPANAVFGGPDGLAVIRPVVARAAVLLRPGGALGVEHDDSHGRVVPELLAADGRYADVADHPDLAGRPRFATASRRADGQHRFTGAAWQTGSS